The sequence CGATAAGGAAAAAGAGATTAGACTTACCTGTTTCCAAACATTTTTGTGACAGGAACCACCAAGAACAAGACCTACGCATCATGTTCATTGAACATATTACTTCTCCTATAAGAGGTGGGGACAGACTAGCAAGGTTGAAAAAACGGGAATTATACTGGATCTTTGAGCTTAATTCCCTAAAACCATTTGGACTCAATGTGGATTTTAAAATTACTCCTAGAATATGTGGATAAGGATTCACTAGAGGTTTTGACAGTATCTGCTTCCTTTTTCTTCTTATATGTGGACCCATTGCATATATGGCATGTAATATATGTTATCGGAtattaattttcttttctttatattcAGATATCCAAGCATTCTTATTTCTGGAATTGAAGGGAACACCACCACATGATGATTCAGAGAACGAACCTCCCATCGGCTTATATGTCCTATACCACCATTCAGACCATGAGTCTATACTGCGTTTTTTTTGGGCTACGTTTTTTGTGGCATGTGTCATTACTGTTGGAGATTATACGTCAGCAGGCACGGCTGGGATACTTACCTGGAACCCGTAGGTGGTGGAGTGAGTGGATTTAGTGGAGGTGATCCATGGTTTGTTTTTTAGCGAGTCCGGGATCTCCATACACCGAGCGGTCACGTGTGTTGTTGTTTCACAGCAGCCCGGATAGCTCGTTCCCGATCTCCTGTACCTCCACATGGTAGTACAGAACTAGTGTCCAGATAAGGCCGAGATGAAGCGGGCGCACCTGCCGTGAAGACGTTCTCCGTTTACAGTTGATTTACCCTTGCCACGACGTACAGTACAGTATCTGCTTCAGTCAGCAATGAAGCGGTTAACCCAGCTGAATACGTCACAACACGGATCGCGGATGGATAGCTGATTCTATGGAGTGACACTCTGGACATGCGCAGTCGGTCTTGGACAACGCCGAATACACCATCTTGGGAGCCACAGCTATGTCGACATCATGGTGGGTGATGATCCCAGAGATTCCAGATATTTTGTACAAATATGGACTTTTTTTAATGAACTTATAGACACTCTTTTAACACTGTAATTGGTGATTACACTTGTTTATTTACACCGTATAGATTTTCACTGTAAGTGACTGCCACTGCTCTATATACACGTGCTGTTGTTTATTTTGATCTTGTTGACACTGATTGCTAAATTGTTACCACTGTTGCTAATGATCACTGtgtatgtatttatactcactctatGCCATATGTGCTTgaacactgcttgagaaaggactCATTGTGAGTTCGAAACGTTGCGGTTGTGGGCAAATAAACCACGAGTTTTTTTCACTATATTTCGAGTGCCACAGAGATTcctttgattatatatatatatatatatgcctttgtattattatggtattagacacttgataaagagaccggaccggtttcaaaacgcgttgtgtcgctggcataattcttttaataaattttatgatattttactgtatatctctattacctcttggacctgcgcctgttttacccgccttggagtggaggaggatactccatcttctctgtgagtgctcagatcgCCTGGGaaatacaggacttcctgttttctgactttgagAAAAGAATAGTCAGagaacaggaagtgcagtgttttccacaataaaaaaaaggaaattgcaaacttgctttatatcacatctactgctgatttacattttgaaagttataaggacagtgacactaaCTTTTCACCACTACGGGTAGCCAATAAATCAGAGCTATATGCAGAGTTTCCATGCTGTCCTGCTGACCAAGGAATCATGTTCTTCATTTAACCCATTTTTTTCAGTGACCAATTCAAAGAAGGAACCAGCGACAAAGAAGGAAAAGTGAGATCGGCCGTTCAACATGTTGTGACATGTGACCTTGAGAAAGAAAATATGACGGATCCGATAGTCTTACCTCCAGCCGATTGTATTATCAGCTGTTGGCTCCTAGATAATATCAGCAAAGACCAAGATGATTACATCAGATATCTCAGGAAGATCTCAAGATTGCTGAAACCAGGAGGACACCTCTTATTATATGGGTGTTTACATTTGACATTTTACACTGTTGGGAAAGAGAAGTTTAAGGCTTTCAGTTATGATGAGGATTTTGCTAGGAAAGCTCTAGTCGGAGAAGGCTTTGTTATTGACTCCTGTAAAGTTAAAAAGAGCACAGCTGAGAGTGACCTAACTGATTATGATTTGGTCATTTTCATTGCAGCTCACAAAGAGAAGTAGAGCAGAGCATCGGCGCTGTAAAAAACTAAAAGGCAATGTTCTAGTGGTATATTCGCTTTTATAGTTTACATCAAGACTTGACTTGCAAAGcctaaaaatattaaataaacttTTACTCCAGGC is a genomic window of Dendropsophus ebraccatus isolate aDenEbr1 chromosome 12, aDenEbr1.pat, whole genome shotgun sequence containing:
- the LOC138769635 gene encoding nicotinamide N-methyltransferase-like; the encoded protein is MDCGSYKLYHVHGFDSRQMLEDYFSDTPDMIFAEDTLIRPIENLTKTFALGQIKGDVLIDLSVGPMVHHLYAACEFFKHIIVLKVSDRCILELKRWLDTRTRAFNWGHAIKLHAEIEGKSDQFKEGTSDKEGKVRSAVQHVVTCDLEKENMTDPIVLPPADCIISCWLLDNISKDQDDYIRYLRKISRLLKPGGHLLLYGCLHLTFYTVGKEKFKAFSYDEDFARKALVGEGFVIDSCKVKKSTAESDLTDYDLVIFIAAHKEK